In the Deinococcus sp. YIM 134068 genome, one interval contains:
- a CDS encoding DUF5984 family protein: MTPLFEFRMRPLPQIIQGWEAINFDVPRYLSGWFWLTDGWYWLTTPQGDIPTGHPDFETAFGLEPSRDPHLDYQVARFWQDLIDVSHDSLEPLPEPFAGWVESGRWEIWWEQVNEWWRSTPEDDPLTHYRWDDWYEAGSWWSARHLDMGYLQAPPVIRFWRIGDEVTVQWDTQEKRVDGVLCWVESCGRLNLSGSQFQGELEDFRHRLDLAMRERLSEVEKLGVLDAAKLASLHRQHTASIEEEGRTGDKVDWLNVLSAIRKLEQWSVVPLPR; encoded by the coding sequence GTGACGCCCCTCTTCGAGTTCCGCATGCGCCCTCTGCCACAGATCATCCAGGGCTGGGAGGCCATCAACTTTGATGTGCCTCGATACCTGAGCGGTTGGTTCTGGCTGACGGATGGGTGGTATTGGCTCACCACACCACAAGGCGACATACCGACAGGACATCCGGATTTTGAGACGGCATTTGGCTTGGAACCCAGCCGTGATCCCCACCTTGACTATCAAGTTGCCCGCTTCTGGCAAGACCTGATTGACGTTTCGCACGACTCGTTGGAGCCACTGCCTGAGCCGTTCGCGGGCTGGGTGGAGTCTGGGCGTTGGGAGATATGGTGGGAGCAAGTCAACGAATGGTGGCGTTCCACTCCAGAGGATGACCCACTGACACACTACCGCTGGGATGACTGGTACGAGGCGGGGTCTTGGTGGAGCGCCCGCCACCTGGATATGGGTTATTTGCAGGCACCGCCCGTCATTCGCTTCTGGCGCATTGGCGACGAGGTGACTGTCCAGTGGGACACCCAGGAGAAACGAGTGGACGGCGTGCTCTGCTGGGTGGAGTCCTGCGGACGGCTGAATCTGAGTGGCTCGCAGTTTCAAGGGGAGCTAGAAGACTTTCGCCATCGCCTTGACCTTGCCATGCGTGAACGTCTCTCCGAGGTTGAAAAGCTTGGCGTTCTGGACGCCGCCAAGCTGGCATCTCTACACCGCCAACACACAGCTTCCATCGAAGAGGAGGGTCGGACCGGAGACAAGGTGGACTGGTTGAACGTGTTGAGCGCGATTCGGAAACTGGAACAGTGGTCCGTAGTGCCCCTACCTCGTTAG
- a CDS encoding type II toxin-antitoxin system PemK/MazF family toxin, protein MAVGLIRQGDILLVNFSLARESEANYTRPAVVLTNNAANANNVVITVVPLTSNVERVYPFQLLLPHQRTGLNEDSKAQVEQIRSVALSRVLRRLGNVPTDLMLELDARVREHLAL, encoded by the coding sequence GTGGCTGTAGGGCTCATCCGGCAGGGTGACATCCTGCTCGTCAACTTCAGCCTCGCCCGCGAGAGCGAGGCCAACTACACCCGGCCCGCCGTGGTGCTGACCAACAACGCGGCCAATGCCAACAACGTGGTCATCACCGTGGTCCCGCTGACCAGCAACGTCGAGCGCGTGTATCCCTTTCAGCTCCTGTTGCCCCACCAGCGCACGGGCCTGAACGAGGACAGCAAAGCGCAGGTCGAGCAAATCCGCTCCGTCGCCCTCAGCCGTGTTCTCCGCCGCCTGGGCAACGTCCCCACAGACCTGATGCTCGAACTGGACGCCAGGGTGCGGGAGCATCTGGCCCTCTAG
- the msrB gene encoding peptide-methionine (R)-S-oxide reductase MsrB — protein sequence MTTDTPRAAFVKPGDDELREKLTPMQYRVTQQEGTERAFTGEYWDHTEDGIYVDVVSGEPLFSSLDKYDAGCGWPSFTRPIPSVRLTENTDYKIGYARTEVRSGLADSHLGHVFPDGPQAQGGLRYCINSAALRFVPVGELEAQGYGEYLKLFGR from the coding sequence ATGACCACCGACACGCCCAGGGCCGCCTTCGTCAAGCCGGGCGACGACGAATTGCGCGAGAAGCTCACGCCCATGCAGTACCGCGTGACCCAGCAGGAGGGCACCGAGCGGGCCTTCACGGGCGAATACTGGGACCACACGGAAGACGGTATCTACGTGGACGTGGTGTCGGGCGAACCGCTCTTCAGCTCGCTCGACAAGTACGACGCGGGGTGCGGCTGGCCCAGCTTCACCCGGCCCATCCCCTCCGTCCGCCTGACCGAAAATACCGACTACAAGATCGGCTACGCCCGCACGGAAGTTCGCTCGGGCCTCGCCGACTCGCACCTCGGCCACGTCTTCCCGGACGGGCCACAGGCTCAGGGCGGCCTGCGCTACTGCATCAACTCGGCGGCGCTGCGCTTCGTGCCCGTGGGGGAGCTGGAGGCGCAGGGGTACGGGGAGTATCTGAAGTTGTTCGGCAGGTAG
- a CDS encoding DsbA family oxidoreductase, whose product MTLFTPSSPGKVRVDIWSDIACPWCYVGKRRFEAALADFPHRDRVEVVWHSFELDPSAPSERGQSMRAILARKYGGGEAGAQRMLDEMTRTAAGEGLEYHFERLQPTNTFLAHQVIHLAAEHGLGDAMKERLLAAFFVEGEFLGDRETLVRLAAEVGLDAGEVRAALESGRHTADVRRDEAQAHALGIGGVPFFVLDGKYGVSGAQSPEVLRGALEQVWAETHPAPLTLLGADTPADGCEDGQCALPERDTAGTQG is encoded by the coding sequence ATGACTCTCTTCACTCCCTCCTCCCCGGGCAAGGTGCGCGTGGATATCTGGTCGGACATCGCCTGCCCGTGGTGCTATGTGGGCAAACGGCGCTTCGAGGCGGCGCTGGCGGACTTTCCTCACCGTGACCGGGTGGAGGTCGTGTGGCACTCGTTCGAGCTGGACCCCTCGGCCCCGTCCGAACGCGGGCAGTCCATGAGGGCCATCCTCGCGCGCAAGTACGGCGGCGGCGAGGCCGGGGCACAGCGGATGCTGGACGAGATGACCCGGACGGCGGCGGGCGAGGGGCTGGAGTACCACTTCGAGCGCCTGCAACCCACGAACACCTTCCTGGCACATCAGGTCATCCACCTCGCGGCGGAGCATGGCCTGGGCGACGCGATGAAGGAGCGCCTGCTCGCGGCCTTCTTCGTCGAGGGCGAGTTTCTGGGCGACCGGGAGACGCTGGTGCGGCTGGCGGCGGAGGTCGGGCTGGACGCCGGGGAAGTGCGCGCGGCGTTGGAGAGCGGGCGTCACACGGCGGACGTGCGGCGGGACGAGGCGCAGGCCCACGCCCTCGGCATCGGCGGCGTGCCCTTCTTCGTGCTGGACGGCAAGTACGGCGTGAGCGGTGCCCAGTCCCCGGAGGTCCTGCGCGGGGCGCTGGAACAGGTCTGGGCCGAGACGCACCCCGCGCCCCTGACCCTGCTGGGCGCGGACACGCCCGCCGACGGCTGCGAGGACGGTCAGTGCGCCCTTCCCGAGCGGGACACGGCGGGGACGCAGGGCTGA
- a CDS encoding type II toxin-antitoxin system VapB family antitoxin, whose translation MATNLQIDPELLERALKVGGHRTKRETVNEALAEYIRHREQLKILDLFGTVDPADMATDEEMRAQRKRS comes from the coding sequence ATGGCGACGAACCTGCAAATCGACCCGGAACTGCTGGAGCGTGCCCTCAAGGTCGGCGGGCACCGCACCAAGCGCGAGACGGTGAATGAGGCTCTGGCCGAGTACATCCGGCACCGCGAACAGCTCAAGATTCTGGACCTGTTCGGAACAGTGGATCCGGCAGATATGGCGACCGACGAGGAGATGCGGGCGCAGCGCAAGCGCTCGTGA
- a CDS encoding helix-turn-helix domain-containing protein translates to MTAQMQISLAELLRRHNISQKQLAEAARMRPATINAIFRGRVERVEIGTLVDLVTGLRRLGVKADVGDILQVVDKPAEAEQAARERALRLLGGEPWGLKPKGLVEPVPVSGPPIEDLLPDLLGPSL, encoded by the coding sequence ATGACCGCACAAATGCAAATCAGTCTTGCTGAGCTCCTGCGGCGGCACAATATTAGTCAGAAGCAACTGGCTGAGGCTGCCAGGATGCGCCCCGCAACAATCAATGCCATCTTCCGGGGCCGTGTTGAACGGGTCGAGATAGGCACGCTCGTAGACCTTGTGACGGGCTTGCGGCGTCTCGGTGTCAAGGCCGATGTGGGCGACATTTTGCAGGTCGTGGACAAGCCCGCCGAGGCCGAGCAGGCTGCCCGTGAACGCGCCCTGCGACTGCTGGGTGGTGAACCCTGGGGCTTAAAACCGAAGGGTCTGGTTGAGCCCGTCCCCGTGAGTGGTCCCCCTATTGAGGACCTGCTGCCCGACCTCCTGGGGCCGTCGCTTTGA
- the carB gene encoding carbamoyl-phosphate synthase large subunit translates to MPKRTDLQTILILGSGPIQIGQAAEFDYSGTQALKALKKEGYRVVLVNSNPATIMTDPDLADATYLEPLTPEFVRKVIEKERPDALLPTLGGQTALNLAMELHGNGTLKEFGVELIGANAEAIHKGEDREAFQAAMKKIGVETARGKMVHSMEEAVEYQKEIGLPIVIRPSFTLGGTGGGIAHTYEDFLKITEGGLRDSPVTSVLLEESILGWKEYELEVMRDHADTVVIITSIENFDPMGVHTGDSITVAPAQTLSDVEYQRLRDQSLAIIREIGVDTGGSNIQFAVDPSNGRVIVIEMNPRVSRSSALASKATGFPIAKIAALLAVGYHLDELPNDITRSTPASFEPSIDYVVTKIPRFAFEKFPGSSDALGTQMRSVGEVMAIGRTFKESVQKALRSVESDVRGAFATMSDDELRGLLYGNPRRLEAVLELLRRGEGVKALHDATKIDPWFLSQLREIVDAEKEILDLGPIAEWKYEIWREVKRLGFSDARLGELVGLSELEVRELRKAAKATPVYKTVDTCAAEFEAYTPYHYSTYEWEDEVTPTDKPKVVILGSGPNRIGQGVEFDYATVHAVWALQEAGYETIMINSNPETVSTDYDTADRLYFEPLTFEDVMNIVEHEKPVGVIVQLGGQTPLKLARRLADAGAPIIGTSPETIHEAEDRASFNALCERLGLPQPKGKVAETPVQARSLAAELGFPLMARPSYVLGGRAMRTVRSMEELTTYLDEVYAAVEGQPSILLDQFLEGALELDVDTLCDGERAVVAGIMEHVEAAGVHSGDSACVLPPVNLSAELMDRVKADTERLALELGVRGLMNVQWAVKDGTAYILEANPRASRTVPFVSKAVNHPLAKSAARIAVGQTLEQIGFTETPTPGMYSVKEVHLPFLKFAGVSPVLGPEMKSTGESMGIDADPYLAFYRAALGAKSNLPREGTALLLGDGLDDVAATLEGAGLRVIREQEGDQLPDLLIDVTASPLLRLALERGKPIVSTREGAEWTARAIAAAKGQELGVRSLQEWVE, encoded by the coding sequence ATGCCCAAGCGCACTGACCTCCAGACCATCCTAATTCTCGGCAGCGGCCCCATCCAGATCGGGCAGGCCGCCGAGTTCGACTATTCGGGCACGCAGGCGCTCAAGGCGCTGAAAAAGGAAGGCTACCGCGTCGTGCTGGTGAACTCCAACCCGGCGACGATCATGACCGACCCCGACCTCGCCGACGCCACGTACCTTGAACCGCTGACGCCCGAGTTCGTCCGCAAGGTGATCGAGAAGGAGCGCCCCGACGCCCTGCTCCCTACCCTGGGCGGGCAGACGGCCCTGAACCTGGCGATGGAACTGCACGGCAACGGCACGCTGAAGGAGTTCGGCGTGGAACTCATCGGCGCGAACGCCGAAGCCATCCACAAGGGCGAGGACCGCGAGGCGTTCCAGGCCGCCATGAAGAAGATCGGCGTGGAGACGGCGCGAGGGAAGATGGTGCATTCGATGGAGGAAGCCGTCGAGTACCAGAAGGAGATCGGCCTCCCCATCGTCATCCGGCCCTCCTTCACGCTGGGCGGCACGGGCGGCGGCATCGCGCACACCTACGAGGACTTCCTGAAGATCACGGAGGGCGGCCTGCGCGACTCGCCGGTAACCTCTGTGCTGCTGGAAGAATCCATCCTGGGCTGGAAGGAGTACGAGCTGGAGGTGATGCGCGATCACGCCGACACGGTGGTTATCATCACCTCCATCGAGAATTTCGACCCGATGGGCGTGCATACCGGGGACTCGATCACGGTGGCCCCAGCGCAGACCCTCAGCGACGTGGAGTATCAGCGGCTGCGGGACCAGTCGCTCGCCATCATCCGCGAGATCGGGGTGGATACGGGCGGCAGCAACATCCAGTTTGCGGTGGACCCCAGCAACGGGCGCGTCATCGTGATCGAGATGAACCCGCGCGTCAGCCGTTCTAGCGCGCTGGCGAGCAAGGCGACCGGCTTTCCCATCGCCAAGATCGCCGCCCTGCTCGCGGTGGGCTACCACCTCGACGAGCTGCCGAACGACATCACTCGGAGCACGCCCGCCTCGTTCGAGCCGAGCATCGACTACGTGGTGACGAAGATTCCGCGCTTCGCCTTCGAGAAGTTCCCCGGCAGCAGTGACGCGCTGGGCACCCAGATGCGCTCCGTGGGCGAGGTCATGGCGATTGGCCGCACCTTCAAGGAGAGCGTGCAGAAGGCGCTGCGGAGCGTGGAAAGCGACGTGCGCGGCGCATTCGCCACCATGTCCGACGACGAGCTGCGCGGCCTGCTGTACGGCAACCCGCGCCGCCTGGAGGCCGTGCTGGAGCTGCTGCGGCGGGGCGAGGGCGTGAAGGCGCTGCACGACGCAACCAAAATTGACCCCTGGTTCCTCTCCCAGCTTCGGGAGATCGTGGACGCCGAGAAGGAAATCCTCGACCTCGGCCCCATCGCGGAGTGGAAATACGAAATCTGGCGCGAGGTCAAGCGGCTGGGCTTCTCCGACGCGCGGCTGGGCGAACTCGTGGGGCTGAGCGAGCTGGAGGTGCGCGAGCTTCGCAAGGCGGCGAAAGCCACCCCGGTCTACAAGACGGTGGACACCTGCGCCGCCGAGTTCGAGGCGTACACGCCCTATCACTACTCGACCTACGAGTGGGAGGACGAGGTGACGCCGACCGACAAGCCCAAGGTCGTGATCCTGGGGAGCGGCCCCAACCGCATCGGGCAGGGGGTGGAGTTCGACTACGCGACCGTCCACGCCGTCTGGGCGCTTCAGGAGGCCGGGTACGAGACGATCATGATCAACTCCAACCCCGAGACGGTCAGCACCGACTACGACACCGCCGACCGCCTGTACTTCGAGCCGCTGACCTTCGAGGACGTGATGAACATCGTCGAGCACGAGAAGCCCGTCGGCGTGATCGTGCAGCTCGGCGGGCAGACGCCCCTCAAGCTGGCGCGGCGGCTGGCGGACGCGGGCGCTCCCATCATCGGCACCAGCCCCGAGACGATCCATGAGGCGGAGGACCGCGCGAGTTTCAACGCCCTGTGCGAGCGGCTGGGACTGCCGCAACCGAAGGGCAAGGTGGCCGAGACGCCCGTGCAGGCCCGATCCTTAGCCGCCGAACTCGGCTTCCCCCTCATGGCCCGGCCCTCCTACGTGCTGGGGGGCCGCGCGATGCGGACGGTGCGGAGCATGGAGGAGTTGACGACCTATCTGGACGAGGTGTACGCCGCCGTCGAGGGGCAGCCGTCCATCCTGCTCGATCAGTTTCTGGAGGGTGCCCTGGAACTCGACGTGGACACCCTCTGCGACGGGGAGCGGGCGGTCGTGGCGGGCATCATGGAGCACGTTGAGGCCGCCGGGGTCCACTCGGGCGACTCCGCGTGCGTGCTGCCCCCGGTGAACCTGAGCGCCGAACTGATGGACCGCGTGAAGGCCGATACGGAACGCCTCGCCCTGGAATTGGGTGTGCGGGGCCTGATGAACGTGCAGTGGGCGGTGAAGGATGGCACCGCCTACATCCTGGAGGCCAACCCGCGTGCCAGCCGCACCGTGCCCTTCGTCAGTAAGGCCGTGAACCACCCGCTCGCCAAGAGTGCCGCGCGCATCGCCGTGGGGCAGACGCTGGAGCAGATCGGCTTTACCGAGACGCCCACGCCGGGCATGTACTCGGTCAAGGAAGTCCACCTGCCCTTCCTGAAGTTCGCGGGCGTGTCCCCCGTCCTCGGCCCGGAGATGAAGAGCACGGGCGAGAGCATGGGCATCGACGCGGACCCGTACCTCGCCTTCTACCGCGCGGCGCTGGGGGCCAAGAGCAACCTGCCCAGGGAAGGCACGGCGCTCCTCCTCGGGGACGGCCTGGACGACGTGGCCGCCACGCTGGAGGGTGCGGGGCTGCGGGTCATCCGCGAGCAGGAGGGCGACCAATTGCCCGACCTCCTCATCGACGTGACCGCCTCGCCGCTCCTCCGCCTCGCCCTGGAACGCGGCAAGCCCATCGTCAGCACCCGCGAAGGTGCCGAGTGGACGGCCAGGGCGATAGCAGCGGCGAAGGGGCAGGAGTTGGGGGTGCGGAGTTTGCAGGAGTGGGTGGAATAG
- the vapC gene encoding type II toxin-antitoxin system VapC family toxin: MKVIVDSNVWFGAIRKRTGEPSPELRMLSDLVREGRVQMLGCIRQEVLQGLHRPEVFERIRQSLRALPDREASFLEYELAAAFFNTCRGEGIQGSSTDFLIAACSVTWGLPLLTKDKDFQRYAEHVPLEPVKV; encoded by the coding sequence GTGAAGGTGATCGTTGACAGCAACGTGTGGTTCGGAGCCATCAGGAAGCGGACGGGCGAGCCTTCGCCCGAGTTGAGGATGCTGAGTGATCTGGTGCGCGAGGGCCGCGTCCAGATGCTGGGCTGTATTCGGCAGGAGGTGTTGCAGGGCCTGCACAGGCCGGAGGTCTTCGAGCGAATCCGCCAGAGTCTGCGCGCCCTCCCAGATCGAGAGGCGTCTTTCCTCGAATACGAGTTGGCGGCAGCGTTCTTCAACACCTGCCGGGGCGAGGGCATTCAGGGGAGCAGCACGGATTTTCTGATCGCCGCTTGCAGCGTGACCTGGGGCCTGCCCCTGCTGACCAAGGATAAGGATTTCCAGCGGTACGCCGAGCATGTGCCGTTGGAGCCGGTCAAGGTCTAG
- a CDS encoding type II toxin-antitoxin system VapC family toxin, producing the protein MSLLYLDTSALLRLYTREPDYGQVAARKEQADGVICHVITYVEMVSAFTGRRARKLLSGRAYQTALEAFRTDWPTFRHVAVDEELLQDAADLAQAHALRAYDAVHLAAAQAVSPLGVQFMTFDLRLRAVAEQVMPGQVWQP; encoded by the coding sequence TTGAGCCTGCTCTACCTGGACACCTCCGCGCTGCTCCGCCTCTACACCCGTGAACCGGACTATGGGCAGGTCGCCGCCCGCAAGGAACAGGCAGACGGCGTGATCTGTCATGTCATCACCTACGTGGAAATGGTTTCTGCCTTCACCGGGCGGCGGGCTCGAAAGCTGCTGAGCGGGCGGGCGTACCAGACGGCCCTGGAGGCGTTCAGGACCGACTGGCCGACCTTTCGGCACGTTGCTGTGGACGAGGAACTGTTACAGGATGCCGCCGACCTCGCGCAGGCCCACGCTCTGCGGGCCTACGACGCCGTTCACCTTGCCGCCGCTCAGGCCGTCTCTCCGCTCGGCGTGCAGTTCATGACTTTCGACCTGAGGCTGCGAGCCGTCGCCGAACAGGTCATGCCAGGGCAGGTGTGGCAGCCGTAG
- a CDS encoding site-specific DNA-methyltransferase, whose translation MAHSKYGKGLTNHQRGGEFELLYEGKVPETEVLARSRIPFERLLDGNTNRFYYGDNFDGLLDLLHDGYRNQVKLIYIDPPYATKGVFESRDLEHAYDDVHFGAHFIESLRQRLIVMRELLSDDGSIYVHLDGRMIFQIKVIMDEVFGQENFRNMITRKKCNSKNYTRKQYGNISDYILFYSKTAVYTWSQQFDPLDEEKEKREYRHIEPETGRRYMLVPIHAPGVRNGATGGEWRGMLPPAGKHWQYVPAKLDAYQERGEIVWSAKGNPRRKVYLDTRPGSPAQDIWLNYRDAHNQNIDITGYPTEKNFDLLCRIIEASSNSGDLVLDAFAGSGTTGFAAERLGRRWIMMDNSSLAARVINKRFIHGGKKIGSFKKATSTTPLISVNPPFSIYSPLGVNRAKLADEIGVIF comes from the coding sequence ATGGCACATAGTAAATATGGGAAGGGCTTAACCAATCATCAAAGAGGGGGAGAATTTGAACTCCTATACGAAGGCAAAGTTCCCGAGACAGAAGTTCTAGCACGTAGTCGTATACCGTTCGAGAGGCTGTTGGATGGCAACACAAACCGTTTTTATTACGGAGATAACTTTGACGGACTGCTCGACCTATTACATGATGGTTATAGAAATCAAGTTAAATTGATATATATCGATCCTCCTTATGCAACGAAGGGTGTTTTTGAATCCCGAGACCTTGAACATGCTTATGATGATGTTCACTTTGGTGCTCATTTTATAGAATCCTTGCGTCAACGACTTATTGTTATGCGTGAATTATTGAGTGATGACGGATCAATTTACGTTCATCTTGATGGAAGAATGATATTTCAAATCAAGGTAATCATGGATGAGGTTTTTGGACAGGAGAATTTTCGTAACATGATTACTCGTAAGAAGTGTAATTCTAAAAATTACACGAGAAAGCAATATGGTAATATATCCGATTACATTCTTTTTTACAGCAAGACAGCAGTTTACACGTGGAGCCAACAATTTGATCCTCTAGACGAGGAAAAGGAAAAAAGAGAGTATAGACATATCGAGCCGGAGACGGGCAGACGATACATGTTAGTACCAATCCACGCCCCCGGCGTTCGCAATGGTGCTACGGGTGGTGAATGGCGTGGTATGTTACCGCCAGCAGGTAAGCATTGGCAGTACGTTCCAGCGAAACTAGATGCCTATCAGGAGCGTGGTGAGATTGTCTGGTCCGCTAAAGGGAATCCGCGCCGAAAAGTTTATCTTGATACACGTCCTGGCTCACCAGCACAGGATATTTGGTTGAATTACCGTGATGCACACAATCAAAATATAGATATAACAGGCTATCCTACAGAGAAGAATTTCGATCTTCTCTGTAGGATCATCGAAGCGTCCTCCAACTCTGGAGACCTTGTGTTGGATGCTTTCGCGGGTAGTGGAACAACAGGCTTCGCCGCCGAGCGTTTGGGACGGCGATGGATTATGATGGACAACTCAAGTCTAGCGGCGAGGGTTATTAATAAGAGATTTATTCATGGTGGAAAGAAGATTGGAAGCTTTAAGAAAGCGACTTCTACTACACCATTGATTTCCGTCAACCCTCCCTTTAGCATCTATAGCCCGCTTGGTGTTAATCGTGCAAAGCTAGCGGACGAAATCGGCGTCATTTTCTAG
- a CDS encoding excalibur calcium-binding domain-containing protein, whose product MPSMRAFLAPLALSLTLLGTAHAATALTTANSNLRRTPDAAAPILNVVPRNTLLLVACQGEWCRTSYGGRGGYVARSLLRPVTGSARLTGQGTVYFRSCVQVRAAGRAPLRLGEPGYRTALDRNGNSVACEEGE is encoded by the coding sequence ATGCCGTCCATGCGTGCCTTCCTCGCCCCGCTGGCCCTCTCGCTCACCCTGCTGGGCACGGCCCACGCCGCCACCGCCCTCACCACCGCGAACTCGAATCTGCGGCGGACGCCCGACGCGGCGGCCCCCATCCTGAACGTCGTGCCGCGTAACACGTTGCTGCTCGTGGCGTGCCAGGGCGAGTGGTGCCGCACGAGCTACGGGGGACGCGGCGGGTACGTCGCGCGCTCGCTGCTGCGTCCCGTGACGGGCAGCGCCCGCCTGACGGGGCAGGGCACGGTCTACTTCCGAAGCTGCGTGCAGGTGCGGGCGGCGGGCCGGGCACCCCTGCGCCTCGGTGAGCCGGGCTACCGCACCGCGCTCGACCGCAACGGCAACAGCGTGGCCTGTGAAGAGGGGGAATAG
- a CDS encoding carboxylesterase/lipase family protein, translating into MSPLARLLLFAALLLGGAGAQESITSAPQETPLPPVQAAPVAAPGVPVRVRVVQGTLVGREAEGVRVFQGVPYAAPPVGELRWRAPQVAPSWSGERDASVPGQACAQVRYPQAGGGLRGVEDCLYLNVTAPDQAVRAPVMVWIHGGSFRTGAGSDYDARVLAREQGVVVVTLNYRVGPLGFLAAPALLEGRTVGNYGLLDQQAALRWVRSQIAVFGGDPGNVTLFGESAGGMSVCAQLASPSAVGLFDRAILQSGPCTPEINMTALPEALNTGREYARALGCPDGDAACLRAVPVERVLRTPVPGRRAPGSVDLPPVYGDGTVPRAPRDVFEDGSFNRVPVLIGSNLDEGTLFVAPLGREADIPLWQYWALVAVLEGWNAPRVLATYAARDYPTVGLTAAALVTDGLFACPVNDISRTLARVTPVYAYEFRDRTAPIALPVTRSVPSYGAYHAAEIISVFGTRLEGLADPARFTPVQADLARLMRTYWANFARSGNPNVPARPGVPEWRPLDPARNNLLTFAPGRVAESTAFRQEHRCDFWSR; encoded by the coding sequence ATGTCGCCGCTCGCGCGCTTACTGCTGTTCGCCGCCCTGCTGCTGGGAGGCGCGGGTGCCCAGGAGTCCATCACTTCCGCGCCGCAGGAGACGCCCCTGCCGCCGGTGCAGGCCGCGCCCGTCGCCGCGCCGGGAGTGCCCGTGCGGGTGCGGGTGGTCCAGGGGACGCTCGTGGGCCGGGAGGCGGAGGGCGTGCGCGTCTTCCAGGGAGTTCCCTATGCCGCGCCGCCCGTCGGGGAGTTGCGCTGGCGGGCACCGCAGGTCGCGCCGTCGTGGTCGGGGGAACGTGATGCCTCCGTTCCGGGGCAGGCGTGCGCCCAGGTCCGCTACCCGCAGGCGGGCGGGGGCCTGCGCGGGGTGGAGGACTGCCTGTACCTGAACGTCACCGCCCCCGATCAGGCCGTGCGCGCCCCCGTCATGGTCTGGATTCACGGCGGCTCCTTCCGCACCGGGGCGGGCAGCGACTACGACGCCCGCGTTCTCGCCCGCGAGCAGGGCGTGGTCGTCGTGACGCTGAACTACCGCGTCGGGCCGCTGGGTTTCCTCGCCGCGCCCGCGCTGCTGGAGGGGCGGACGGTGGGCAACTACGGGCTGCTCGACCAGCAGGCGGCCCTGCGCTGGGTGCGGTCCCAGATTGCCGTCTTCGGGGGCGACCCCGGCAACGTGACCCTCTTCGGCGAGTCGGCGGGCGGCATGAGCGTGTGCGCGCAACTCGCCTCGCCGTCGGCGGTGGGATTGTTCGACCGGGCCATCCTCCAGAGCGGCCCCTGCACGCCCGAGATCAACATGACGGCGCTGCCGGAGGCGCTCAACACGGGCCGGGAGTACGCCCGCGCCCTGGGCTGTCCCGACGGGGACGCCGCCTGCCTGCGCGCGGTGCCGGTCGAGCGGGTGCTGAGGACGCCCGTGCCGGGCCGCCGCGCGCCGGGGTCGGTGGACCTGCCCCCCGTGTATGGCGACGGCACCGTTCCCCGCGCCCCCCGCGACGTGTTCGAGGATGGAAGCTTCAACCGTGTGCCTGTCCTCATCGGCAGCAACCTCGACGAGGGGACCCTCTTCGTGGCCCCCCTCGGGCGGGAGGCGGACATTCCGCTGTGGCAGTACTGGGCGCTTGTGGCCGTGCTGGAGGGGTGGAACGCGCCGCGCGTGCTCGCCACCTACGCCGCCCGCGACTACCCGACGGTGGGGCTGACCGCCGCCGCGCTCGTGACCGACGGGCTGTTCGCCTGCCCGGTGAACGACATTTCCCGCACCCTCGCCCGCGTGACGCCCGTGTACGCCTACGAGTTCCGCGACCGCACCGCGCCCATCGCCCTCCCAGTCACCCGGAGCGTGCCGAGCTACGGGGCCTACCACGCCGCCGAGATCATCAGCGTCTTCGGCACCCGGCTGGAGGGCCTCGCCGATCCGGCCAGGTTCACGCCCGTGCAGGCGGACCTCGCCCGGCTGATGCGGACGTACTGGGCCAACTTCGCCCGGAGCGGCAATCCCAACGTGCCCGCCCGCCCCGGTGTGCCGGAGTGGAGGCCCCTCGATCCCGCGCGGAACAACCTCCTGACCTTCGCGCCGGGCCGCGTGGCCGAGAGCACGGCCTTCCGGCAGGAACACCGCTGCGACTTCTGGAGCCGGTGA
- a CDS encoding ribbon-helix-helix domain-containing protein, translating to MTYDTAQRVTVSLSPHLARYLDQYQKTHRLSSRSEAVAQAIHALREKELAEAYADYARSGEFVDLENGDGLEESDGSQWL from the coding sequence ATGACATACGACACTGCACAACGCGTAACGGTCAGCCTGTCCCCGCACCTCGCCCGTTACCTCGACCAGTACCAGAAGACTCACCGCCTGAGCAGCCGGAGTGAAGCCGTCGCCCAGGCCATTCACGCCCTGCGTGAGAAGGAACTGGCCGAAGCCTACGCCGACTATGCCCGTTCCGGCGAGTTCGTAGACCTTGAGAACGGTGATGGGCTGGAGGAAAGTGACGGCAGCCAGTGGCTGTAG